DNA from Pseudomonadota bacterium:
TGCGAGCTTGCCACACCACTCGGATCTGGCGCTGTCCCGTGCCACCTTCCGGCCTCGTGAGTGGCTCGCGCTCGGCCTCGAGCTGGCGCAGCGGACGCTCGTGTTCAGCGCGACCGAGCCCGAGCCGGCTGCGCCCGAGGGGAGCGTGCTGGTTTATCGCAAACGCTACCGGGTACCCAGCAGCCACGCTCCCAGGAGCATCGGCCTGTATCGGCGCTGCGAGCCCTAACGCCGAGCCGGCGAACGACGGGGACGGACACGAGAAGGAATGATGCGGACGCGACGCTCCATGCCCTCACCATCCGAGCGGGTGCTGACGCCCGGGAGCTTGGCCAGGGAAAGATGAATCACGCGCCGATCGCGCGGCGACATGGGCTCCAGCGTGATCACGCGGCTTTGCTGAATGGCGCGACGCGCTTCGCGGCGTGCCATCGACACCAGACCGTTGTCCCGGCGCTCCCGGTAGTTGCCGGAATCGACTATTACGTGGCGCCGCGCTTCAGGCTGTCGGTTCACGATCTTGTTGACCAGGAACTGAATCGCATCGAGGGTTTGACCCTTCTTGCCGATCACTCGGCCGGCGTCCGCGCCCTGCACGTCAAGCACGACTCGCTCACCGTTTTCTCGCAGCGTGATATGCGTGGTGAGCCCCATGTGGCCGAGAATACCCTCGAGAACTTGTTGCGATCGCTCGGCCTTTCCGTCGTCGGCGCTGCACATCGGGTCGCTGGCTTCTGCAGCGTCGTCGTCAAGGAAGAGCGCGCCTTCGGTTTCGTCGGGATGTCTACTTTCGACCACGTCGAGACCTCCGATTCGAGCGTTGAGGTTTACTTGGCTTCGAGCGCAGGCGGGTCACGCTCGGGGAGCTGCTCGGGGCCTCCGCACCCTTGGCGCCTGCGGTAGCGGCGGCGGGCTCCAGGGGCGACACGACCGCGCCTTGTTTGCCCTGCGACGCACGCTTGAGGCGGCGCTCGATGAACTGCTGCTGGCCGATGCTGAGCGCGGAGTTGGTGAACATGTACAAGCACAGACCCTCGGGCAAGAACAGCATGAAGCTCGTGATCATGATCGGCATCATGTACATCATGACCTTGGCCTGCACCGGGTCCATCGTGGTCGGCGTCATCTTCTGCTGCACGAACATCAACAGGCCCAGGGCCACGGGTAGAACGAAGAAGGGATCGGGGGAAGACAGGTCCGTCCACCACAGCACGAACGGCGCTCTGAACAATTCGACGTTGCTCGACAACGACGTGTACAGTGCCCACCAAACGGGCAGCTGGAGCAGTTGAGGCAGACAACCGCCCATGGGGTTGATCCCGTTCTTGCGGTAGAGCTCCATGACCGCCGCGCCCTTTTTTTCGCGGTCGTCGGCGTACAGCTTGTTGATCCGATCCAGCTCGGGTTTGAGCTCGCGCTGCCTCGCCATCGAGCGAAAGCTCTTTTCGGTGAGCGGATACAGAACCAGCTTCACCAGGAAGGTGAGCAGGATGATAGCCAGGCCCCAGTTGCCCACGTAGTCGTGGATCCGCCGCAGCAGCGCGGTCATGCTCGACGAGATCTGCGCGAAGAAGCCGAGGTCGATAGCCTCGGGCAGAGCATGACCTGCTCGCTCGAGGTCCCTGGGTGTCTTGGGGCCGAAGTAGGCCAGCGCCCTGTACTGGGTCTGTTGTCCGGGCTCGAGCTCGAGCTCGGGGTAACGCAGCCTGCTCGAAAAGAGCGTGCCCTCGGGGCTGCCTAAAGAGCCCCCGCGTTCGGAAGCACGCAGGGTACAGTCTTGGGCCGCGGGATCGACCGGCACCACCGCGCCCAGAAAATAGACATTCTCTACCGCTGCGAACTTGATGTTCTGCTTGAAGCGCTGCGGCTGCGCCAGATCTTCCTTGTCAAGCCGTTCGGTCGCTCCCTCGGTATGGCAAAGGCCGTTGCTGACCGCAGGGGATCGCACCGCCAGGAAACCACCCTCTTCGGCGCTGGCTTCCACGTAGTGGTGGGTCGCGATTCGAAGCCGCACGCTGCGGGGGTCCGCCGAGGC
Protein-coding regions in this window:
- a CDS encoding KH domain-containing protein, encoding MVESRHPDETEGALFLDDDAAEASDPMCSADDGKAERSQQVLEGILGHMGLTTHITLRENGERVVLDVQGADAGRVIGKKGQTLDAIQFLVNKIVNRQPEARRHVIVDSGNYRERRDNGLVSMARREARRAIQQSRVITLEPMSPRDRRVIHLSLAKLPGVSTRSDGEGMERRVRIIPSRVRPRRSPARR
- the yidC gene encoding membrane protein insertase YidC gives rise to the protein MEEDNTRQLLTFLAIAAVVIGGYFLLEWRWGSPPADEPEKAGASVSGAKTKAERASAKPAAASGGEQERPKPAPALELALPERRAEIESDSYVATVSSIDGGLVSLKLKGARYRTNGSAMDLVTTDKPRYLSLAFEIDGLESGKRRWQIERLSPQAVRLRWQGDGLRVVRKLETGAGPYQLWVTTRVHNASADPRSVRLRIATHHYVEASAEEGGFLAVRSPAVSNGLCHTEGATERLDKEDLAQPQRFKQNIKFAAVENVYFLGAVVPVDPAAQDCTLRASERGGSLGSPEGTLFSSRLRYPELELEPGQQTQYRALAYFGPKTPRDLERAGHALPEAIDLGFFAQISSSMTALLRRIHDYVGNWGLAIILLTFLVKLVLYPLTEKSFRSMARQRELKPELDRINKLYADDREKKGAAVMELYRKNGINPMGGCLPQLLQLPVWWALYTSLSSNVELFRAPFVLWWTDLSSPDPFFVLPVALGLLMFVQQKMTPTTMDPVQAKVMMYMMPIMITSFMLFLPEGLCLYMFTNSALSIGQQQFIERRLKRASQGKQGAVVSPLEPAAATAGAKGAEAPSSSPSVTRLRSKPSKPQRSNRRSRRGRK